A single region of the Gemmatimonas sp. UBA7669 genome encodes:
- a CDS encoding alpha/beta hydrolase: MTSTLPVTTDSFVHVARPARGVDTTLLLLHGTGGDERDLLPLGEQLLPGAALLSPRGNVSERGMPRFFRRHAEGVLDQKDLALRTTELATWLPLALEAHALPTGRVIATGFSNGANIAASQLLRGLPGLHGAVLLSPMLPFEPDVPPALPGVRVFIGAGRNDPLVPVPQVERLAALLQSAGADVTVHWTAGGHGITPDEFEAARAWMAGWVD; the protein is encoded by the coding sequence ATGACCAGTACCCTTCCCGTTACCACGGACTCTTTCGTTCACGTCGCGCGCCCTGCGCGCGGCGTGGACACCACGCTGCTGCTGCTGCATGGCACAGGGGGCGACGAACGCGACCTGTTGCCGCTGGGTGAGCAACTGCTGCCCGGTGCCGCGCTCCTGAGTCCGCGCGGCAATGTCAGTGAGCGTGGCATGCCGCGATTCTTCCGTCGTCACGCCGAAGGGGTGCTCGACCAAAAAGACCTTGCGCTGCGCACCACCGAGCTGGCCACCTGGCTGCCACTCGCGCTCGAGGCCCACGCGCTACCCACCGGGCGTGTGATTGCCACGGGCTTCAGCAACGGTGCCAACATTGCGGCGTCGCAGCTGTTGCGCGGCCTGCCGGGTCTCCATGGCGCGGTGCTGCTGAGCCCCATGCTGCCATTCGAACCCGATGTCCCACCCGCATTGCCGGGGGTGCGCGTGTTCATCGGCGCGGGGCGCAACGATCCGCTGGTACCCGTGCCACAGGTGGAGCGCCTCGCCGCCCTGCTGCAAAGCGCTGGCGCCGACGTAACGGTGCATTGGACGGCCGGCGGGCACGGCATCACGCCGGATGAATTCGAGGCCGCACGTGCTTGGATGGCCGGCTGGGTCGACTGA